In Triticum urartu cultivar G1812 unplaced genomic scaffold, Tu2.1 TuUngrouped_contig_6140, whole genome shotgun sequence, the following are encoded in one genomic region:
- the LOC125530203 gene encoding NADH-ubiquinone oxidoreductase chain 6-like — MRLLAPAFKFHFKGGRRTMILSVLSSPALVSGLMVVRAKNPVHSVLFPILVFCDTSGLLILLGLDFSAMISPVVHIGAIAVSFLFVVMMFNIQIAEIHEEVLRYLPVSGIIGLIFWWEMFFILDNETIPLLPTHRNTTSLRYTVYAGKVRSWTNLETLGNLLYTYYSVWFLVSSLILLVAMIGAIVLTMHRTTKVKRQDVFRRNALDSRRNIMNRTISPFGHSQPAPRAPRIAALQHEEQARKNKGEM, encoded by the coding sequence ATGCGTCTTCTTGCTCCAGCATTCAAGTTCCATTTCAAGGGAGGACGACGTACCATGATACTTTCTGTTTTGTCGAGCCCTGCTTTGGTCTCTGGTTTGATGGTTGTACGTGCTAAAAATCCGGTACATTCCGTTTTGTTTCCCATCCTAGTCTTTTGCGACACTTCTGGTTTACTTATTTTGTTAGGTCTCGACTTCTCCGCTATGATCTCCCCAGTAGTTCATATAGGAGCTATTGCCGTTTCATTCCTATTCGTGGTTATGATGTTCAATATTCAAATAGCGGAGATTCACGAAGAAGTATTGCGCTATTTACCAGTGAGTGGTATTATTGGACTGATCTTTTGGTGGGAAATGTTCTTCATTTTAGATAATGAAACCATTCCATTACTACCAACCCACAGAAATACGACCTCTCTGAGATATACGGTTTATGCCGGAAAGGTACGAAGTTGGACTAATTTGGAAACATTGGGCAATTTGCTTTATACCTACTATTCCGTCTGGTTTTTGGTTTCTAGTCTGATTTTATTAGTAGCTATGATTGGGGCTATAGTACTTACTATGCATAGGACTACAAAGGTGAAAAGACAGGATGTATTCCGACGAAATGCCTTGGATTCTAGGAGGAATATAATGAACAGGACTATTTCTCCTTTTGGCCATAGCCAGCCCGCCCCTAGAGCCCCAAGGATCGCTGCCCTTCAACACGAAGAGCAAGCGAGAAAGAACAAGGGAGAGATGTAA